CCGGCAGCGCTGCCGCGGCTGGGCCCGCGGAGTTCCGCGCGGCTGTGGAGTCCATGCGTCGGGCCTCGCTGCGCCCGGAGGTCCTCTGCGAGGAGATGCCGGCGCCCCAGCGCATCGCGCCGTGGTCGTCCGCGCTGAGCGGCGACGTGACGGTCGACGACGAGGACCTCGGCACCGGCCGGTTGATCCTGCTGCACGACCCGGCGGGCAACGACGCCTGGGACGGCACCTTCCGCTGCGTGGCCTACGCCCGCGCCGACCTCGACCCCGAGCTCGGCGCCGACCCGATGCTGGCCGCCGTCGGCTGGTCGTGGCTCACCGAGGCGCTCGAGGCGCACCGCGCCGACTTCCACGCCGCGTCGGGCACGGTCACCTGCGTGACCACCGAGAGCTTCGGCGGGATGGCCGACGAGCCCGGCACGGCCCAGGTCGAGATCCGCGCGTCGTGGACGCCGGGCGTCGACGAGGACGGCCGCCTCGACAT
This genomic stretch from Nocardioides renjunii harbors:
- a CDS encoding DUF3000 domain-containing protein, whose translation is MVARHETHPGSAAAAGPAEFRAAVESMRRASLRPEVLCEEMPAPQRIAPWSSALSGDVTVDDEDLGTGRLILLHDPAGNDAWDGTFRCVAYARADLDPELGADPMLAAVGWSWLTEALEAHRADFHAASGTVTCVTTESFGGMADEPGTAQVEIRASWTPGVDEDGRLDMTPHVEAWGELMCTAVGLPPVPEGVTAMPSRRGQRGT